DNA from Streptomyces luteogriseus:
CGTCCAACGCCGCGGACGGTCGTGCGCCACTGTCGCGCAGTCCGCTGACACGGCGCTGACACGAGGGCCGAGCGGGCTGTGGAACCCCCGGGGAACTCGTGTGGGGCCGGTGCTGGGGGTGTGGTGCGGACCGGGAAGGCGCCGTAGCGGGGGGCCTTCCCGGTGCCGCGCTGGTGCTGTGGCCGGGAAGGCCGGCCGGTCGACCTCTCCGGTCGGGGCGCTGGTGCCGCGGCAGGCGGCGTTCGCCCGTGAAGGAGCGGCGTCCGGTGCGTGCTCTCGGCGTGCCGGCCGGAAGCCCTCGTACTGGACGTACTTGGGCGTGCGGCCGGTGCGCCGAGAGGGCGTGCCGGGCGTCGCGACGGGGCGAACGATGCCTGCCGCGGCGCTAGCGCGCGTGGTGGGCGGCGATCCGCTGCAGGCGGTGCGCGAAGTGGGCGGTGACGGCCTGGGCGTGCGTGTCGATGTAGAAGTGGCCGCCGGAGTACTCGTTGTGGCCGAGGTAGCCGGGGGTGCGTCCGGCCCAGTGGGTCATGGCGTCCGGCTCCTCCTGCAGGGGGTCGGAGCGCCCGCCGTAGGAGGCGAGCGGGCAGGCGACCCCGGCGCCGTCGTCGACGTACTGGGCGGCGACCCTGAGGTCGGCGCGGAGCGCGGGGACCACGAGGGCGAGCATCTCGGGGTTGTCGTAGATCTCGGCCGGGAAGGAGCCCAGCTTCTTGATCCACTCGACGAGCTCGGACTCGGGCATCCGGCTCTGCTCCTCGGTGGGTTGGAAGAAGCCGACGGGTGACCAGCCGGACATGCCGACCATGACGGGCGCCGGGCCGCCCTCCTCCTCCATGCGGATGGCCAGCCGGAACGCGAGCTGGGCTCCGAGGCAGTGCCCGAAGAACGCGAACGGCCGGTCGTCCAGGTCGTCGAGCACGGCCTCGTGCAGGGCTTCGAGCAGCGGCCAGAACTCCTCGTACGTCGGCTCCTCCCGGCGGTTGTGACGGCCCGGCAGGGTCACCGCCTGCGGGGCGATGTCGGGCGGCAGCAGGCTCTCCCAGTCCCGGTAGATGATGGCGCCGCTGCCCGCGTGAGGGAGCAGGAACAACCGGATCGAGGCGTCGGGTGAGGGCTCCACCGGGTGGAACCACTGGCCCGCACGGGACATCTGGCTGCCGGCGGTGACGGTGGCGCCGGCGTCCGTTGCGTTGGTGGTACTGGTCACGACTGTGTACTCCCCACGGTGGTGGACGGGCCGAGGGCGCGTACCGCGGGCAGCAGCACCTCGGCGATCTCCTTCAACTGCGGTTCCGGGTCGAGCGATCCGATCCTCAGGACCAGGTGGCGGGCGCCGGCCCGGACGTAGCCGCCGAGCCATTCGGCGCACTTCTCGGCGCTGCCCCAGGCGTAGGCCTGGATGGTGCGCATCTGGTCGAGGGAACGGCCGTAGTAGTGGCTGATGTAGTGCTCCAGTTCGGCCTCGGCCGCCCGCTCGTCGCGATTCACCGTGATCGTCGCGTACAGGGCGGGGGTGACGGCGTCGGCGGGGCGGCCGGCCTCCTCGGCGAGCTCGGCGATCCGGCGGCGGGCCCGGCCGTAGGCGTCGGAGTCGGGCAGGAACGGCAGCCAGCCGTCGTAGCGGGTGGCGGCGCGGGCGAGCACCTTGGGGGTGTCGCTGCCGGCCAGCCACAGCGGCGGGCCGCCGGCGGTGGCCGGGGAGGGCAGCCGGTCGAGGTGGTCGGCCTGCCAGTACCTGCCCTGGAAGTCGGCCGGTTCGCCCTCCTGTCCGGCGTGCCAGGCCGTGCGCCACAGGGCGGTGATCTCGTCGAGGCGTCCGACGCGGCCGTGGAAGCTGGCGCCGACCGAGGCGAACTCCTCCTCCGTCTCGGGCATGGGGAAGCCGGAGCCGAGCCCGAGGACCAGCCGGCCCGCGGCCACGTGGCTGAGGCTCGCGACCATGTTGGCGCCGATCAGCGGGTGGCGCAGGGCAGGGGTCAGGGCGGCGGTGCCGACGGTGATCCGCTCGGTGGCGGCGGCAGCGGCGGCCAGGACGACGAGCGGGTCCAGGCGGGGGCGGGCGGTGAGCGAGTCGCCCGCCCAGAGGGAGTCGAATCCCAGCGCCTCGGCCTGCCGGGCGAAGTCCAGCAGCGGGGCCGCCGCGTAGGTGCCGTTGATGGCCTGTTCCCGGGTGGGCAGCAGGATGCCGACGTGCAGGGGCCCGTTCATGGGCGACGACCTTTCTGTCCGTGGTGGCTGACGCGGTGTCATACGACCGTGCCGGCCAGCGGGTCCCGGGCCGGTGCCGTCAGCCGCTCCCGCACCGCGCGGCGCAGGATCTTGCCGGAGGGGTTGCGGGGCAGGGAGTCGGTGAAGTGGTAGGCGGTGGGGATCTTGTAGTCGGCGAGCCGGCCGCGCAGGGAGAGCAGCAGTTCGCGCGGGTGCGCCTCGGCGCCGGGGCGCAGGACGACGACCGCGTGCACGCTCTCGCCCCAGTGCTCGTCGGGCAGGCCGACGACGGCGGCGTCGGCGACGGCCGGGTGCGCGACGAGCGCCTTCTCGACCTCGGCCGGGTAGATGTTCTGCCCGGCGACGATGATCGTGTCGTTGATGCGGTCGCACAGGTGGAGGTAGCCGTCCTCGTCGAGGTAGCCGGCGTCCCCCATGTGCAGCCACTCCCCCACCAGGGTGCGCGCGGTGGCCTCGGGCAGGTTCCAGTAGCCGAGCATCCGGGACGGGGCGCGCACGCAGATCTGGCCGATCTCCCCGGGCGGCAGGGGGTCGCCGTCGGGGCCGATCACCTTGACCTCGTTGCCGGGGCACGGCCTGCCGACCGAGTCCAGCACCGGGCTTCCCGGGTGGTGCGCTTCGGGCGGCAGGCACACCGCCACACTGCCGGTCTCGGTACTGGCGTAGATCTGCGCGAACTCGCAGCCGTAGGTCTCCAGGCACTGCTTGAGCAGGGTCTCGGACATGGGCGCCGCGCCGTAGGCGATCTTGCGCAGGGAGGTGAACGCCTCCGGTCCCGCGCCGCGTTCGGCGGCCATCATCTGGAGCATGGCGGGGGCTGCGAAGGTGGTGGTGACCTTGTGGGTGCGGATCAGCCGGACCGCTTCCTGCGGGTCGAACTGCGGCATGATCACGTTGGTGCCGCCGGCGTTGAAGGTGTGCAGGAACCAGCCGATGCCCGCGACGCCGAAACCCGGCAGCGAGATGAGGCTGACGTCGTCGGGCAGCCAGTCGATCCAGGCGGCGCCGTGCTCGCGCATCGCGTGCGGCAGGGTGAAGAAGCTGCGGTGGGCGAGGACGGCGCCCTTGGGCAGTCCGGTGGTGCCGCTGGTGTAGATCTGCACCACGGCGTCGTCGGGGCCGGTGCCCGGCACCGGCTCGGAGTCGGGCTGGTCGGCGGCCCAGGCGGGCAGGCCCGCGCCGCGGGCGGGTTCACCGTCGGCGTCGGTGCCGTCGACGCGGATCACCCGCCGCAGACCGGGCAGTTGGTGGCGCACTGCGGCGACGGTGTCCCAGAACTCGTCGTCGACGAAGATCAGGGCGGCGCCGGAGTCGCGCAGGATGTGGTCCACCTCGGTCGGGGTGAGCCGCCAGTTCACCGGCACCAGGACCGCGCCCGCCTTGGCGCAGGCGAGCATCACCACGTAGTAGTTCTCCGACTCGCGCCCCAGGTAGGCGACCCGGTCGCCGCGCCGCGCGCCGCCGGCGCGCAGGGCGTGCGCGGCACGGCTGCTGTCGCGGTGCAGCTTGTCGTAGGTGGTGACGCGGCCCTCGCAGATGATGGCCGGGTGGTCCGGCCGGC
Protein-coding regions in this window:
- a CDS encoding thioesterase II family protein, with protein sequence MSRAGQWFHPVEPSPDASIRLFLLPHAGSGAIIYRDWESLLPPDIAPQAVTLPGRHNRREEPTYEEFWPLLEALHEAVLDDLDDRPFAFFGHCLGAQLAFRLAIRMEEEGGPAPVMVGMSGWSPVGFFQPTEEQSRMPESELVEWIKKLGSFPAEIYDNPEMLALVVPALRADLRVAAQYVDDGAGVACPLASYGGRSDPLQEEPDAMTHWAGRTPGYLGHNEYSGGHFYIDTHAQAVTAHFAHRLQRIAAHHAR
- a CDS encoding LLM class flavin-dependent oxidoreductase gives rise to the protein MNGPLHVGILLPTREQAINGTYAAAPLLDFARQAEALGFDSLWAGDSLTARPRLDPLVVLAAAAAATERITVGTAALTPALRHPLIGANMVASLSHVAAGRLVLGLGSGFPMPETEEEFASVGASFHGRVGRLDEITALWRTAWHAGQEGEPADFQGRYWQADHLDRLPSPATAGGPPLWLAGSDTPKVLARAATRYDGWLPFLPDSDAYGRARRRIAELAEEAGRPADAVTPALYATITVNRDERAAEAELEHYISHYYGRSLDQMRTIQAYAWGSAEKCAEWLGGYVRAGARHLVLRIGSLDPEPQLKEIAEVLLPAVRALGPSTTVGSTQS
- a CDS encoding fatty acid--CoA ligase, which gives rise to MTDTPSGIPRERWTLTHSSRAHAGSRPDHPAIICEGRVTTYDKLHRDSSRAAHALRAGGARRGDRVAYLGRESENYYVVMLACAKAGAVLVPVNWRLTPTEVDHILRDSGAALIFVDDEFWDTVAAVRHQLPGLRRVIRVDGTDADGEPARGAGLPAWAADQPDSEPVPGTGPDDAVVQIYTSGTTGLPKGAVLAHRSFFTLPHAMREHGAAWIDWLPDDVSLISLPGFGVAGIGWFLHTFNAGGTNVIMPQFDPQEAVRLIRTHKVTTTFAAPAMLQMMAAERGAGPEAFTSLRKIAYGAAPMSETLLKQCLETYGCEFAQIYASTETGSVAVCLPPEAHHPGSPVLDSVGRPCPGNEVKVIGPDGDPLPPGEIGQICVRAPSRMLGYWNLPEATARTLVGEWLHMGDAGYLDEDGYLHLCDRINDTIIVAGQNIYPAEVEKALVAHPAVADAAVVGLPDEHWGESVHAVVVLRPGAEAHPRELLLSLRGRLADYKIPTAYHFTDSLPRNPSGKILRRAVRERLTAPARDPLAGTVV